In Populus alba chromosome 1, ASM523922v2, whole genome shotgun sequence, a single window of DNA contains:
- the LOC118038164 gene encoding ubiquitin carboxyl-terminal hydrolase 25, whose translation MGGFQLQKLQMSWQPNLLSQQRKNGPLGLKNLGNSCYLNSVLQCLTYTPPLANFCLRFQHTSLCNSLASGDRKRDCPFCILEKQIVRSLSSDLAHDVPEKIQSCLKIFAEHFRCGRQEDAHEFLRYVIDACHNTCLRLKKLSWKGIENGGDGSVVKKIFGGALQSQVKCLCCNCESNKVDEIMDISLDVLNSNSVRDAMQKFFQPEVLDGTNKYKCENCKKLVAARKQMSVLQAPNVLVIQLKRFEGIFGGKIDKAIAFEEVLVLSSFMSKTSQDLQPKYNLFGIIVHSGYSLEAGHYYAYIKDAIGRWYCCNDSYVTLSTLQEVLSEKAYILFFSRTNQRPVSADSAFTSNGVKSCELNGSEVSKSSKAAVPLKALPTKPQVEQSSRKDISAMSKIDRVPSSPPVKFSFVGNSGSKSVPSSVNGKVDPHKCQNKEMNGNVKQTVHVEICDKDVSTVTSSNGFEKHKNVDAVEGETRHTFAAASENGHSQNGACNSVKPHICDSNDTTSKLTPGRGHDQLELQNGGMKYHADISGLKRKLKEESCILLSQDAQSLAKVEEFKEVLNQEASSILGSCGLSDKVYNFMRARKRSCIQEAGNKPSGTDLKKLLIADAKRTYIPQIPESLKEDLVKRLQLFSQEK comes from the exons CAATAGCGTCCTTCAGTGCCTCACTTACACTCCTCCTCTCGCTAATTTCTGCCTACGTTTCCAACACACTTCTCTCT GTAATTCCCTTGCTAGCGGAGATAGAAAGAGAGACTGTCCGTTTTGTATTCTTGAAAAACAGATAGTCCGTTCACTCAGTTCGGATCTCGCGCACGATGTGCCCGAGAAGATTCAAAGCTGTTTGAAGATTTTTGCTGAGCATTTTCGCTGTGGAAGACAGGAAGATGCGCACGAATTTTTGCGATATGTGATTGATGCGTGCCATAATACGTGTTTGCGTTTGAAGAAACTGAGCTGGAAAGGGATTGAGAACGGTGGTGATGGGAGTGTGGTTAAGAAGATATTTGGAGGTGCATTGCAAAGTCAAGTGAAGTGCTTGTGTTGCAATTGCGAGTCGAATAAAGTTGATGAGATTATGGATATTAGTTTAGATGTTTTAAATAGTAATTCGGTAAGAGATGCGATGCAAAAGTTTTTTCAGCCTGAGGTTTTGGATGGTACTAACAAGTACAAATGCGAAAA TTGTAAGAAACTAGTGGCAGCTAGGAAGCAAATGTCAGTACTTCAAGCGCCCAATGTTCTTGTTATCCAATTGAAG AGATTTGAGGGCATATTCGGTGGGAAGATTGATAAGGCCATTGCATTTGAAGAAGTTTTGGTTCTTTCAAGCTTCATGAGCAAGACAAGCCAG GATCTACAACCCAAGTATAATCTTTTTGGTATCATTGTGCACTCTGGATATTCCCTGGAAGCTGGACACTATTATGCATACATCAAG GATGCAATCGGTCGGTGGTATTGCTGCAATGATTCGTATGTGACACTCTCAACACTGCAGGAGGTCTTGTCAGAGAAGGcctatattcttttcttttctcgcACTAACCAAAGGCCAGTATCTGCTGACTCTGCTTTTACCTCCAATGGAGTAAAATCATGCGAATTGAATGGCAGTGAAGTATCTAAAAGTTCAAAGGCTGCTGTTCCTTTGAAAGCACTGCCTACAAAACCACAGGTTGAACAATCTTCAAGAAAGGATATTTCAGCCATGTCTAAGATTGATAGAGTGCCTTCTAGCCCACCAGTAAAGTTCAGTTTTGTTGGGAACTCTGGATCCAAAAGTGTTCCTTCATCTGTTAATGGAAAGGTTGATCCTCATAAGTGTCAAAACAAGGAAATGAATGGGAATGTGAAACAGACAGTTCATGTGGAGATATGTGACAAAGATGTATCAACAGTGACAAGCAGTAATGGCtttgaaaagcataaaaatgtTGATGCTGTTGAAGGTGAGACCCGCCACACATTTGCAGCAGCAAGTGAAAATGGTCATTCTCAAAATGGTGCTTGTAATTCTGTAAAGCCACATATCTGTGACAGTAATGATACAACAAGCAAGTTGACACCAGGAAGAGgacatgatcaacttgaattgCAAAATGGTGGTATGAAGTATCATGCTGACATTTCAGGTTTGAAGAGAAAGCTAAAGGAGGAATCCTGCATTTTGCTTTCACAGGATGCTCAATCTCTAGCCAAAGTTGAAGAATTCAAAGAAGT CCTCAACCAAGAAGCATCTTCCATTTTGGGATCATGCGGTTTGTCAGATAAGGTATACAATTTCATGCGTGCGAGAAAGAGGTCATGTATTCAAGAAGCAGGAAACAAACCAAGTGGTACTGATTTAAA GAAGTTGTTGATTGCAGATGCCAAACGAACTTATATTCCACAAATACCTGAGTCATTGAAAGAGGACCTAGTCAAACGCCTCCAGTTATTTAGTCAAGAGAAATGA
- the LOC118038165 gene encoding probable glutathione S-transferase parA encodes MAGIKLLDSWASPAAMKVRIALAEKGIEYESMEENLPHKSPLLLEMNPVHKRIPVLIHNGKPICESMIIVEYIDEVWNDRSPLLPSDVQERTRARFWVHLIDKKIYSLIRRLVWSPSSDNKKAAAEDLIEFFKVIEGELGNKPYFGGEGFGFVDVALVPFYGYFHTYETFGNFRFARECPKLVEWGKRCLQKESVSKNLPDPYKAYEFVVENRKKLGIE; translated from the exons ATGGCAGGAATAAAACTACTAGATTCGTGGGCTAGTCCTGCTGCAATGAAAGTGAGAATAGCATTGGCTGAGAAAGGAATCGAGTATGAGTCCATGGAAGAGAATTTGCCACACAAGAGCCCTCTGCTTCTAGAGATGAACCCCGTCCATAAGCGAATCCCCGTTTTGATCCACAATGGTAAGCCCATATGTGAATCGATGATCATAGTTGAGTACATTGACGAGGTCTGGAATGACAGGTCTCCTTTGCTGCCTTCAGATGTTCAGGAGAGAACTCGAGCAAGGTTTTGGGTTCACTTAATTGACAAAAAG ATTTATAGCCTTATTAGACGGTTGGTATGGTCACCAAGCAGTGATAACAAAAAAGCAGCCGCGGAGGACCTCATCGAGTTCTTCAAAGTAATAGAAGGAGAGCTTGGAAACAAGCCCTATTTTGGAGGAGAAGGCTTTGGCTTTGTTGATGTTGCCCTTGTTCCTTTCTATGGGTACTTCCATACTTATGAGACGTTTGGGAACTTCAGATTTGCTAGAGAGTGCCCCAAGCTTGTTGAATGGGGTAAGAGATGTTTGCAAAAGGAAAGTGTGTCCAAGAACCTGCCTGACCCATACAAAGCCTACGAGTTTGTCGTGGAGAACAGGAAGAAGCTTGGGATTGAATGA